From Asterias rubens chromosome 3, eAstRub1.3, whole genome shotgun sequence, the proteins below share one genomic window:
- the LOC117288422 gene encoding atrial natriuretic peptide receptor 3-like codes for MEVDLKMLVGTVFLLSLAVGAHLANLCKEPDKSSDFLETGFSISVLLPEYPLPSGNVITPHFPYFAQMVRPAIDIAAKRFPHFLPNHNVTLMYGNTMCDSGVALNVALVDWLDRGANAFIGPACEYTSSQVSRFLGYRNVPMVTGGAMASGFRMDSDHPTITRTQAPYRKMGEFAQDFFVKQNWSRVIMVYRREEDQIRDCWFAMGSIYRVLYEANFHATHMGFDEVVFGSSDYLNLLKEDIAPKARSKLSPLSCPFSPTCHSLP; via the coding sequence ATGGAGGTCGATTTGAAGATGCTTGTTGGAACGGTGTTTTTGTTGTCACTGGCTGTTGGTGCACACCTGGCCAATTTGTGTAAAGAACCTGATAAGAGCTCCGACTTCCTTGAGACCGGTTTCTCAATATCGGTGCTCCTACCGGAGTATCCTCTTCCATCAGGAAACGTCATCACTCCTCATTTTCCTTATTTTGCTCAGATGGTACGGCCAGCCATCGATATCGCagctaagcggtttccacacTTCCTACCCAACCACAATGTGACTTTAATGTACGGAAATACCATGTGTGATTCGGGTGTTGCGTTAAACGTCGCCCTGGTCGATTGGTTAGACCGAGGTGCCAATGCGTTTATAGGACCAGCCTGTGAGTACACTTCCAGCCAGGTCAGTCGGTTTTTAGGATACCGAAATGTGCCGATGGTCACCGGTGGTGCAATGGCGTCCGGTTTTCGAATGGACAGTGACCATCCGACGATAACGAGAACGCAGGCCCCGTACCGCAAAATGGGAGAATTCGCTCAGGATttctttgtaaaacaaaactggAGCCGTGTTATTATGGTGTACAGACGGGAGGAGGATCAAATCCGAGATTGTTGGTTCGCGATGGGATCCATATACCGTGTTCTGTACGAAGCAAACTTTCACGCCACTCATATGGGTTTCGACGAAGTCGTATTCGGCTCCAGTgattatttgaatttgttgaAGGAAGATATCGCGCCGAAAGCCCGAAGTAAGTTGTCCCCTTTATCATGCCCTTTCTCCCCCACATGTCATTCCCTCCCATAG